Below is a genomic region from Candidatus Nealsonbacteria bacterium CG07_land_8_20_14_0_80_39_13.
ATAACATCCGGCCCTGCTTGGACAGCCAATTTTACATCATTTTCCACGTCGCCGGCTCCCAGCTTTATAACAATCGGCACTCCGCCTGAAAGCTCTCTCATCCAGTCAACTTTTTTCTTCAAATCCTCAATACTGTTAATGTCTGAATGATAAGGAGCGGAATGAACATCTTTGCCTTTTTCAACCATTCTTATTTCAGCGATCTCATCAGTCACTTTTTCTTTAGCCAAAAGTCCTCCTTGTCCGGGCTTGGCTCCTTGGCCTATTTTTATTTTAAGGACATCTGCCTGTTTCAAAACCTCTTCTGTGATTCCAAAACGGCCGGTGCTGTATTCTACTATCAATTTTTTAGCCAATATTCTGCTTTCAGGAAGCATTCCCCCCTCTCCTGTGCTTTTCAGCGCTCCGACCATGGTTGAGGCCTTAGCCATGGCGTTTTTGGCCTCACGGCTCAAAGCGCCGAAAGACATTCCGCCGAAAATAATCGGCGTTTCAATTTCCAATGGTCTTTTGCTCTTTTTCCCAACAATTGTCTTAGCGTTTATTTTGTCTCTAAAATAATCCACCGGCCTTTTTGTTAATTGAGCCGGAACGAAAACCAAATCGTCAAAACTTATTTTGCCGAGCTTATCGGTCCGGCCGCCGGAGACAGGAACCTTTTCGGTTCTGTCCTTAACTTGTTTAACCCATTCATTTGCCATATTTTTAGTATTAATTAGTTAGTATTAAGCAACGACTATTAAGTATTTGAAATTGTAGCACAAAACCCATTTCATTTCAAAATCCAAAAT
It encodes:
- a CDS encoding FMN-binding glutamate synthase family protein yields the protein MANEWVKQVKDRTEKVPVSGGRTDKLGKISFDDLVFVPAQLTKRPVDYFRDKINAKTIVGKKSKRPLEIETPIIFGGMSFGALSREAKNAMAKASTMVGALKSTGEGGMLPESRILAKKLIVEYSTGRFGITEEVLKQADVLKIKIGQGAKPGQGGLLAKEKVTDEIAEIRMVEKGKDVHSAPYHSDINSIEDLKKKVDWMRELSGGVPIVIKLGAGDVENDVKLAVQAGPDVIAIDGIEGGTGAAPEIMLNDFGIPALAALRIARKTLDNLGAEQELWIGGGLSKGADFAKALAMGADAVFIGMPLLVAMGCAYCKMCYFGKCPKGIATQDQELRKNLNVDEAAQKIANYIKNCTEEIKMVAGACGKDDVYKLDRNDLRALTSDISKISGIDLV